A single region of the Vicia villosa cultivar HV-30 ecotype Madison, WI linkage group LG4, Vvil1.0, whole genome shotgun sequence genome encodes:
- the LOC131597548 gene encoding uncharacterized protein LOC131597548, producing the protein MEQLGEMLPQPDPVNTSKDEFYWAEDEYRSFSVKNCVVLEDAFHLFDGCPTTRRIWSKVGEWIGSSVNLSNKELRNYLDHFTKIKAVDERLTVGIIWSAVLWNFWLMRNDILFKGNVFTFDECFSAIVLTSWKWFRSVNDSSTACNFHF; encoded by the exons ATGGAGCAGTTGGGGGAGATGCTGCCACAGCCGGATCCGGTGAATACAAGCAAAGACGAATTCTATTGGGCAGAGGACGAATATCGTAGCTTCTCTGTCAAAAACTGTGTG GTTTTGGAGGATGCTTTCCATCTTTTTGATGGGTGCCCAACTACTAGAAGGATTTGGTCCAAAGTTGGAGAGTGGATAGGATCTTCGGTTAATCTGTCGAACAAAGAGCTGAGGAACTATTTGGATCATTTTACAAAGATTAAGGCGGTAGACGAACGATTAACTGTAGGTATAATTTGGTCGGCGGTTTTATGGAATTTTTGGCTTATGCGAAATGATATTCTGTTTAAAGGTAATGTTTTTACCTTTGACGAGTGTTTTAGCGCTATAGTGCTCACTTCGTGGAAATGGTTTAGGTCAGTTAATGATTCTTCTACGGCTTGTAATTTCCATTTTTGA